In one window of Pseudomonas putida DNA:
- a CDS encoding HugZ family protein, protein MSTNAIRPARELLLEEYRGVLSTLSKSMPGFPFGSVVPYCLDAQGHPLILISRIAQHTHNLQKDAKCSLLVGERDAEDVQAVGRLTVMAEARKLTDEAAIDAAAARYYRYFPDASNYHKAHDFDFWVLEPVRHRYIGGFGAIHWLDDVTLANPFAGAAEASMIEHMNSDHANAIAHYVELTGLPRSVPAEMVGIDSEGMHLRIGQAIHWLAFPNTCNTPTQVREALVLLARADQWPTPAKVEG, encoded by the coding sequence GTGAGTACCAACGCCATCCGCCCCGCCCGGGAACTGCTGCTCGAAGAGTACCGCGGCGTTCTCTCGACCCTGTCCAAGTCCATGCCTGGCTTCCCCTTCGGTTCGGTGGTGCCCTACTGCCTGGACGCCCAAGGGCACCCGCTGATCCTCATCAGCCGTATCGCCCAGCACACCCATAACCTGCAGAAGGATGCCAAGTGCTCGCTGCTGGTGGGCGAGCGTGACGCCGAAGACGTGCAGGCGGTCGGCCGCCTGACAGTGATGGCCGAGGCGCGCAAGCTGACCGACGAAGCCGCCATCGACGCGGCTGCTGCGCGCTACTACCGGTACTTCCCCGATGCCAGCAACTACCACAAGGCCCACGATTTCGACTTCTGGGTGCTGGAACCTGTGCGGCATCGCTACATCGGCGGCTTCGGCGCGATCCACTGGCTCGACGACGTCACCTTGGCCAACCCTTTCGCCGGGGCGGCAGAGGCCAGCATGATCGAGCACATGAACAGCGATCATGCCAACGCCATCGCCCATTACGTCGAGCTCACTGGTCTGCCGCGCAGTGTACCGGCCGAGATGGTCGGCATCGACAGCGAGGGGATGCACCTGCGCATCGGCCAGGCGATTCACTGGCTGGCGTTCCCGAACACTTGCAATACGCCGACACAAGTGCGCGAAGCCTTGGTATTGCTGGCACGCGCCGACCAGTGGCCCACTCCGGCGAAGGTCGAGGGTTGA
- a CDS encoding mechanosensitive ion channel family protein encodes MDLNAEVDQLVRQSETWIPLIMAYGSRLLLALLTLAIGWWITNKISDRLARLVGLRVADPALQGFIRTLSNIVLKVMLAISVASMIGIETTSFVAAMGGAVLAIGLALQGSLANFAGGVLILLFRPFRIGDWIEAQGVSGTVDSIQIFHTVLRSGDNKTVILPNGTLSNGIIVNTNRQPTRKVVFDVGVDYEADLQKARNVLLELAQDPRVLPDPAPQAVVATLGDSSITVSLRLWTKTADYWDVMFMLNEQARDRLKAEGIDIPFPQRVIRVVQETAAQ; translated from the coding sequence ATGGATTTGAACGCTGAAGTCGATCAACTGGTACGCCAGTCCGAGACTTGGATTCCCTTGATCATGGCGTACGGCAGTCGTTTGTTGCTGGCGCTGCTGACCCTGGCGATCGGCTGGTGGATCACCAACAAGATCAGTGATCGATTGGCCAGGCTCGTCGGCCTGCGGGTAGCTGACCCGGCGTTGCAGGGTTTCATCCGCACGCTGTCCAACATCGTGCTCAAGGTGATGCTGGCGATCAGCGTGGCGTCGATGATCGGCATCGAAACCACCTCGTTCGTCGCTGCCATGGGTGGTGCCGTGCTGGCCATCGGCCTGGCCTTGCAGGGCAGCCTGGCAAACTTTGCCGGTGGCGTGCTGATCCTGCTGTTCCGCCCGTTCCGCATCGGCGACTGGATCGAGGCCCAGGGTGTGAGCGGGACCGTCGACAGCATCCAGATCTTCCACACCGTGCTGCGTAGCGGTGATAACAAGACGGTCATTCTGCCTAACGGCACCTTGTCCAACGGCATCATCGTCAACACCAACCGCCAGCCGACGCGCAAGGTCGTGTTCGACGTGGGTGTGGACTACGAGGCCGACCTGCAGAAGGCGCGCAACGTGCTGCTGGAGCTGGCGCAGGACCCTCGGGTGCTGCCCGACCCAGCGCCTCAGGCGGTGGTTGCCACGCTTGGTGACAGTTCGATCACCGTGTCGCTGCGCCTGTGGACCAAGACTGCCGACTACTGGGACGTGATGTTCATGCTCAACGAGCAGGCGCGCGATCGCCTGAAGGCCGAGGGGATCGACATTCCCTTCCCGCAGCGGGTGATTCGCGTGGTGCAGGAGACTGCCGCGCAGTAA
- a CDS encoding co-chaperone GroES: MKLRPLHDRVVIRRSEEESKTAGGIVLPGSAAEKPNRGEVVAVGTGRVLDNGEVRALAVKVGDKVVFGPYSGSNTVKVDGEDLLVMAENEILAVIEG; the protein is encoded by the coding sequence ATGAAGCTTCGTCCTCTGCATGACCGCGTCGTCATCCGTCGCAGCGAAGAAGAATCGAAAACCGCTGGCGGTATCGTCCTGCCGGGTTCGGCCGCTGAAAAACCGAACCGCGGCGAAGTTGTCGCCGTTGGCACCGGTCGCGTTCTGGACAACGGCGAAGTTCGCGCGCTGGCCGTGAAAGTGGGTGACAAAGTGGTTTTCGGCCCTTACTCGGGTAGCAACACCGTGAAAGTCGATGGCGAAGACCTGCTGGTGATGGCCGAGAACGAAATCCTCGCCGTCATCGAAGGCTGA
- a CDS encoding DUF481 domain-containing protein, translated as MSSRALLCLFAATLSAPVLADTVWMKNGDRLSGKIKVFDGGKLLLETPYGGSIALDWKQVQTLESDQELLVKQDAYSGEKAKSLKAAEAGKVTLANGDAPKTVELASIEQIMKPRPLVEDFLWKGNVDLALDYKRAENDTDDYDVSFKTTARHGRWRHNAEGEYNRETKDDVTTTNNWSAEYALDRFLTEKWFWQGRLEYKRDQIENLARQRTVGTGPGYQFWDDELGAFSLGSLINRTDYEYRDGGKDNFYSAAVKWDYNRYLIGKKVEFFTTGELGKPFGSVADYSLDAEMGLRYKVTEWASLNLKAEKDLIKGTSDSDLDKTRYTAGFGVAW; from the coding sequence ATGTCCTCTAGAGCTTTGCTGTGCCTTTTCGCCGCCACCCTCTCTGCGCCCGTGCTGGCAGACACCGTCTGGATGAAGAACGGTGACCGCCTGAGCGGCAAGATCAAGGTCTTCGACGGCGGCAAGCTGCTGCTCGAAACACCCTATGGCGGCAGTATCGCCCTGGACTGGAAGCAGGTTCAGACCCTCGAAAGCGACCAGGAACTGTTGGTCAAGCAGGACGCCTACTCCGGCGAGAAGGCCAAGTCGCTCAAGGCCGCCGAAGCCGGCAAGGTGACCCTGGCCAACGGCGATGCGCCCAAGACCGTGGAGCTCGCCAGTATCGAGCAGATCATGAAGCCGCGCCCGCTGGTCGAGGACTTCCTGTGGAAAGGTAATGTCGACCTGGCGCTGGACTACAAACGTGCCGAAAACGACACCGACGACTACGACGTCAGCTTCAAGACCACCGCGCGCCATGGCCGCTGGCGGCACAACGCCGAAGGCGAGTACAACCGCGAAACCAAGGACGATGTCACCACCACCAACAACTGGAGCGCCGAGTACGCGCTGGACCGTTTCCTCACCGAAAAATGGTTCTGGCAGGGGCGCCTGGAATACAAGCGTGACCAGATCGAGAATCTGGCACGCCAGCGTACCGTCGGTACTGGCCCGGGCTATCAGTTCTGGGACGACGAGCTGGGCGCGTTCTCGCTTGGTTCGCTGATCAACCGCACCGACTACGAATACCGCGATGGCGGCAAGGATAACTTCTATTCGGCAGCGGTGAAGTGGGACTACAACCGCTACCTGATCGGCAAGAAGGTCGAGTTCTTCACCACCGGCGAGCTGGGCAAGCCATTCGGTTCGGTCGCCGATTACTCGCTGGATGCCGAGATGGGCCTGCGCTACAAGGTGACCGAGTGGGCCTCGCTCAACCTCAAGGCCGAGAAGGACCTGATCAAGGGCACCAGCGACAGCGACCTGGACAAGACCCGCTACACCGCAGGTTTCGGTGTGGCCTGGTAA
- a CDS encoding ATP-binding protein, which translates to MTLRQRLENLPVGQKLLAALLVLLVTILLVANLAFISAAYWITQESMAPQALQTIGRLVANPQLSARASDSPEAASALLKELDSYSPLRAAAVYASDGRLLAQLQHGQPLSMPKRYRNIDGWRLTEFRSTQLIALPRPGSPPAHLLLVASSELPVAFYTGTLSASLAILVFSILLWLIIARQIKRLITQPINSLEELSRQVTREESYALRAQRGNDDEIGSLAEAFNTMLSRIEAREDQLKRARDEFQSAFDQAQGLAEETRHTNRKLELEVQVRSKIEKKLTGFQNYLNSIIDSMPSALIALDEQLYVTQWNQEATALSGTPLDEALNQPIFIAFEPLKPFLPQLKETVEKHRVAKVERVTWPKDDEPRHYALTFYPLTGGGGRGVVIRIDDITQRLSLEEMMVQSEKMLSVGGLAAGMAHEINNPLGAILHNVQNIRRRLSPELPRNQEQADELGIDLASINRYLEGREVPQLLDGIQQAGARAAKIVTHMLSFSRRSNRQLAPCNLPALIDQAVEIAGNDFDLTEGFDFKGQAIVRQFDPELGPVPCTANELEQVLLNLLKNAAQAIHQRPAPSEPGRITLRTRLNPPWAEIQVEDNGIGMPESVRKRTFEPFFTTKEIGQGTGLGLSVSYFIITNNHKGQMEVHSTPGQGTCFTLRLPLSQLGAMPPAKTEA; encoded by the coding sequence ATGACCCTGCGCCAACGCCTGGAAAACCTCCCGGTCGGGCAAAAACTGCTGGCCGCCCTGCTGGTGCTGCTGGTCACCATCCTGCTGGTGGCCAACCTGGCCTTCATCAGCGCCGCCTACTGGATCACCCAGGAAAGCATGGCTCCCCAGGCGCTACAGACCATCGGCCGGTTGGTCGCCAACCCACAGCTTTCCGCGCGCGCCAGCGACAGCCCAGAAGCCGCCAGCGCCTTGCTCAAGGAGCTCGACAGCTATTCACCCCTGCGCGCCGCCGCCGTGTATGCCAGCGACGGGCGCCTGCTGGCCCAACTGCAACATGGCCAGCCACTGAGCATGCCCAAGCGCTACCGCAACATCGACGGCTGGCGCCTCACCGAGTTTCGCAGCACTCAGCTGATCGCCCTGCCCCGTCCAGGCAGCCCACCCGCGCACCTGCTGCTGGTGGCCAGCAGCGAATTGCCGGTTGCGTTCTATACCGGCACCCTGTCTGCCAGCCTGGCGATTCTGGTGTTCAGCATTCTGCTGTGGCTGATCATCGCCCGGCAGATCAAGCGCCTCATCACCCAGCCGATCAACAGCCTCGAGGAGCTCTCGCGCCAGGTGACCCGCGAGGAGAGCTACGCCCTGCGTGCGCAACGCGGCAACGACGACGAAATCGGCAGCCTTGCCGAAGCGTTCAACACCATGCTGTCGCGTATCGAAGCGCGCGAAGACCAGCTCAAGCGTGCCCGCGACGAATTCCAGTCGGCTTTCGACCAGGCCCAGGGCCTGGCCGAGGAAACCCGCCACACCAACCGCAAGCTGGAACTGGAAGTTCAGGTGCGCAGCAAGATCGAGAAAAAGCTGACAGGCTTCCAGAACTACCTGAACAGCATCATCGACTCCATGCCTTCGGCACTGATCGCCCTCGACGAGCAGCTCTACGTCACGCAATGGAACCAGGAAGCCACCGCGCTTTCCGGAACGCCGTTGGACGAGGCGCTGAACCAGCCGATCTTCATCGCTTTCGAGCCACTCAAACCATTCCTGCCACAGCTCAAGGAGACGGTGGAAAAACACCGGGTAGCGAAGGTCGAGCGGGTCACCTGGCCCAAGGACGACGAGCCACGCCACTACGCGCTCACGTTCTATCCGCTGACCGGCGGCGGCGGGCGTGGGGTGGTGATCCGCATCGACGACATCACCCAGCGCCTGTCGCTGGAAGAAATGATGGTGCAATCGGAAAAGATGCTCTCGGTCGGCGGCCTGGCCGCAGGCATGGCCCACGAGATCAACAACCCGCTGGGCGCGATCCTGCACAACGTGCAGAACATTCGTCGACGCCTGTCGCCGGAACTGCCGCGCAATCAGGAGCAGGCCGACGAGCTGGGCATCGACCTGGCCAGCATCAACCGCTACCTGGAGGGCCGCGAAGTGCCGCAATTGCTCGACGGCATCCAGCAGGCCGGCGCGCGGGCCGCGAAGATCGTCACCCACATGCTCAGCTTCAGCCGCCGCAGCAACCGCCAACTGGCGCCTTGCAACCTGCCCGCCTTGATCGACCAGGCGGTGGAGATCGCCGGCAACGACTTCGACCTGACGGAGGGCTTCGACTTCAAGGGCCAGGCCATCGTCCGTCAGTTCGACCCCGAGCTCGGCCCCGTGCCCTGCACCGCCAACGAACTGGAACAAGTGCTGCTCAACCTGCTGAAGAACGCCGCCCAGGCCATCCATCAGCGCCCGGCGCCCAGCGAACCGGGGCGCATCACCCTGCGCACCCGCCTCAACCCGCCATGGGCCGAAATCCAGGTGGAAGATAACGGCATCGGCATGCCCGAGTCGGTGCGCAAGCGCACCTTCGAGCCGTTCTTCACCACCAAGGAGATCGGCCAGGGCACCGGTCTGGGCCTTTCGGTCTCGTACTTCATCATCACCAACAACCACAAAGGGCAGATGGAGGTGCACTCCACCCCAGGCCAAGGCACCTGCTTCACCCTGCGCCTGCCCTTGAGCCAGCTGGGGGCCATGCCCCCGGCCAAGACGGAGGCATGA
- a CDS encoding cob(I)yrinic acid a,c-diamide adenosyltransferase translates to MGYRLSKIYTRTGDKGETGLGDGRRVPKDHPRIEAIGEVDMLNSQLGVLLAGLAEQGLDELSEVLAPCQHRLFDLGGELAMPSYQALDQAEVQRLEAVIDRWNEELGPLKNFILPSGSALVAQAHVCRAQARGAERRCQQLNAVEPLEGVGLAYINRLSDLLFVAARIIGRRQGVAEVLWQPAEKPQG, encoded by the coding sequence ATGGGCTATCGCCTGTCGAAGATCTACACCCGCACCGGCGACAAGGGCGAGACCGGACTTGGCGACGGTCGCCGCGTCCCCAAGGACCATCCGCGCATCGAGGCCATCGGCGAGGTGGACATGCTCAACAGCCAGCTGGGCGTGCTGCTCGCCGGGCTGGCCGAGCAAGGCCTGGATGAGCTGAGCGAGGTGTTGGCGCCTTGTCAGCATCGGCTGTTCGACCTCGGCGGCGAACTGGCGATGCCCAGTTACCAGGCGCTGGACCAGGCCGAAGTGCAGCGCCTGGAAGCGGTCATCGATAGGTGGAACGAGGAGCTGGGGCCATTGAAGAACTTCATTCTGCCCAGCGGCTCGGCGCTGGTGGCCCAGGCCCATGTGTGTCGCGCCCAGGCGCGGGGGGCGGAGCGGCGCTGCCAGCAGTTGAATGCCGTCGAGCCGCTTGAGGGGGTGGGGTTGGCCTATATCAACCGGTTGTCGGACCTGCTGTTTGTCGCAGCGCGGATCATCGGCCGACGCCAGGGAGTGGCCGAGGTGCTGTGGCAGCCTGCCGAGAAGCCGCAAGGCTGA
- a CDS encoding MFS transporter, protein MKPLLYITPLRALLFGLTLALFELLTYLASDAVMPAMPVVVDDLKASPEFIPHALNLYLLGGVVLQWLIGPLADRYGRRPLLLTGCAFFGAACLATFWVHDIGLFNLLRLLQGIGLGFVVTVSYPALNEAFSEADAVRMMALLANIALLSPLLGPLVGTLMLQWLDWRWLFVAFAVGAVLCWGLLYRLMPETLGVERRDGSRLAFTPIHLLPLLAGYAQLLGNRRFVAGSAALGLVGLPLIGWIGLSPVLLIHDEGLSTLEYALWQLPVFGGLILGNLIINRIADRYPLPALVRGALWPYLAGLCLMVLATWLWPTVTSVVAGMSLYALGLGVANAVLYRMTLFSSEQSKGLVSAMLGMITIALLGLGGAVLAMLGAGASLLHFALGAGIAGALALWPLWFVVGGRPGEGAVVQ, encoded by the coding sequence ATGAAACCATTGTTGTATATCACTCCTCTGCGGGCCCTGTTGTTCGGCCTGACCCTTGCCCTGTTCGAACTGCTGACCTACCTGGCCAGCGATGCCGTCATGCCTGCCATGCCGGTGGTGGTCGACGATCTCAAGGCCAGCCCTGAATTCATTCCCCACGCCCTGAACCTCTACCTGCTTGGCGGCGTAGTGCTGCAGTGGCTGATCGGCCCGCTGGCCGACCGCTATGGCCGCCGTCCACTGCTGCTGACCGGCTGCGCCTTCTTTGGTGCGGCATGCCTTGCGACCTTCTGGGTGCACGATATCGGTCTGTTCAATCTGCTGCGCCTGCTGCAGGGCATTGGCCTGGGCTTCGTGGTGACGGTGAGCTATCCGGCGCTCAACGAGGCGTTCAGCGAGGCTGACGCGGTGCGGATGATGGCGCTGCTGGCCAACATTGCGCTGCTCTCGCCGTTGCTCGGGCCGCTGGTGGGGACGTTGATGCTGCAGTGGCTCGACTGGCGCTGGCTGTTCGTCGCCTTCGCGGTGGGCGCGGTGCTGTGCTGGGGGCTGCTGTATCGCCTGATGCCTGAAACGCTCGGGGTCGAGCGCCGTGATGGCTCGCGCCTGGCCTTCACACCCATCCACCTGTTGCCCTTGCTGGCCGGTTACGCGCAGTTGCTGGGCAACCGTCGTTTTGTGGCTGGCAGCGCGGCATTGGGTTTGGTGGGCTTGCCGCTGATCGGCTGGATCGGCCTGTCGCCGGTCCTGCTGATTCATGACGAGGGGCTGAGCACCCTGGAATACGCGCTGTGGCAGTTACCGGTGTTTGGTGGACTGATCCTCGGCAACCTCATCATCAATCGTATTGCGGATCGTTATCCGCTGCCTGCGCTGGTGCGCGGTGCCCTGTGGCCGTACCTGGCCGGGTTGTGCCTGATGGTGCTGGCGACCTGGTTGTGGCCGACGGTGACCAGTGTGGTCGCTGGCATGTCGCTCTATGCACTGGGGTTGGGTGTGGCCAACGCGGTGCTGTACCGCATGACGCTGTTCTCCAGCGAGCAGAGCAAGGGGCTGGTGTCGGCGATGCTGGGGATGATCACCATCGCCTTGCTGGGGCTGGGGGGCGCGGTGTTGGCGATGCTGGGTGCAGGGGCGAGCTTGTTGCACTTTGCCTTGGGTGCAGGGATTGCCGGGGCGCTGGCGCTGTGGCCGTTGTGGTTCGTGGTGGGCGGTCGGCCTGGGGAAGGGGCTGTCGTTCAGTAG
- a CDS encoding YajQ family cyclic di-GMP-binding protein, producing the protein MPSFDVVSELDKHEVQNAVENAIKELDRRYDLKGKGSFEFKDKEQTVMLTAEAEFQLEAMIEILRLALVKRKIDVKCLETKDPYASGKEMKQEAKFREGIDKELAKKIVAHIKDAKLKVQAAIQGEQVRVTGKKRDDLQEAIAALRAKEFDMPLQFNNFRD; encoded by the coding sequence ATGCCTTCGTTCGACGTGGTATCGGAACTGGACAAGCACGAAGTGCAGAACGCGGTCGAAAACGCCATCAAGGAGCTCGATCGCCGCTACGACCTCAAGGGCAAGGGCAGCTTCGAGTTCAAGGACAAGGAGCAGACCGTGATGCTCACTGCCGAAGCCGAATTCCAGCTCGAGGCGATGATCGAAATCCTGCGCCTGGCGCTGGTCAAGCGCAAGATCGACGTCAAGTGCCTGGAAACCAAGGATCCCTATGCTTCCGGCAAGGAAATGAAACAGGAAGCCAAGTTCCGCGAGGGCATCGACAAGGAGCTGGCGAAGAAGATCGTCGCCCACATCAAGGATGCCAAGCTCAAGGTCCAGGCCGCCATCCAGGGCGAGCAGGTACGGGTCACCGGCAAGAAGCGCGACGACCTGCAGGAAGCCATCGCTGCCCTGCGCGCCAAGGAATTCGACATGCCGCTGCAGTTCAACAACTTCCGCGACTGA
- a CDS encoding MGMT family protein, with protein sequence MSDQSIPHPDDPEARRMALYSVLGQVPAGKVISYGQLAELAGLGRAARWVGRTLGQLPPDTRLPWHRVLGAGGRLSLALGTPSGDEQRARLRAEGVNVTNNRVDMSRHGWRPMEHSG encoded by the coding sequence ATGTCTGATCAATCGATTCCGCATCCGGACGATCCCGAAGCCCGACGAATGGCACTGTATTCGGTGCTCGGCCAAGTGCCGGCTGGCAAGGTGATCAGTTACGGCCAATTGGCGGAACTGGCCGGCCTTGGCCGCGCTGCACGCTGGGTCGGGCGCACCCTCGGGCAACTGCCGCCTGACACACGCCTGCCGTGGCACCGGGTGCTCGGGGCCGGTGGCCGCCTGAGCCTCGCGTTGGGTACGCCGTCGGGCGATGAACAACGCGCCAGGCTGCGCGCAGAGGGCGTGAATGTGACCAATAATCGAGTGGATATGTCGCGCCATGGCTGGCGCCCAATGGAGCACAGCGGTTAG
- a CDS encoding FxsA family protein, whose amino-acid sequence MRAFLLLFLIFPVLELFVFVKVSAAIGFFPALLLIIAGSALGLLVMRLAGLATALRARESLQRGELPAEDMFQGLMLAVGGGLLLLPGFISDVLGLLCLLPFTRHLVARKLRQRAEAQATRQRAFQDDPFNGQPRDGGHRPNVIEGEYERRDQ is encoded by the coding sequence ATGCGTGCTTTTCTACTGCTGTTCCTGATTTTTCCGGTGCTGGAGTTGTTCGTCTTCGTCAAAGTCAGCGCCGCCATCGGTTTCTTCCCGGCGCTGCTGCTGATCATCGCCGGTTCCGCTCTCGGCCTGCTGGTCATGCGCCTGGCCGGGCTGGCGACGGCGCTGCGCGCCCGTGAAAGCCTGCAGCGCGGCGAACTGCCCGCTGAGGACATGTTCCAGGGTCTGATGCTGGCTGTGGGTGGTGGCTTGCTGCTGCTGCCGGGCTTCATCAGCGATGTGCTGGGTCTGCTGTGCCTGCTGCCCTTCACCCGCCATCTGGTTGCGCGCAAGTTGCGCCAACGGGCCGAGGCCCAGGCCACGCGCCAGCGGGCGTTCCAGGATGATCCGTTCAACGGGCAGCCGCGCGATGGCGGTCACCGTCCGAATGTGATCGAGGGCGAATACGAGCGCCGCGATCAGTGA
- a CDS encoding putative 2-dehydropantoate 2-reductase, which produces MSSTWHILGAGSLGSLWACRLARAGKAVRLVLRDEQRLAAYEAEGGLTLIEQHQTTQFAIPAQTCEGEGPIHRLLLACKAYDAAPAVARLAPRLAEGAELVLLQNGLGSQDEVAEQAPHARCIFASSTEGAFRERDWQVRFAGQGFNWLGDPGNPGAPEWFDDLSEAGIPAEWSLDILTRLWRKLALNCAINPLTVLYDCQNGGLLGHLPEVDELCLELSTLLRSAGQAQAAENLAEDVQRVIVATAANYSSMYQDVRAGRRTELHYLLGHACNVAARHGLATPGLEHLRQRLVDNLQARNLPSD; this is translated from the coding sequence ATGAGCAGCACCTGGCATATTCTCGGCGCCGGCAGCCTCGGCAGCCTCTGGGCCTGCCGCCTGGCACGGGCGGGCAAGGCCGTGCGCCTGGTGCTGCGCGATGAACAGCGCCTGGCAGCTTATGAAGCCGAAGGCGGCCTGACCCTGATCGAACAGCACCAGACAACACAATTCGCCATTCCGGCACAGACCTGCGAGGGCGAAGGCCCTATCCACCGCCTGCTGCTGGCGTGCAAGGCCTACGACGCCGCGCCTGCCGTCGCGCGCCTGGCGCCGCGGCTGGCCGAAGGTGCTGAGCTGGTCCTGCTGCAGAACGGCCTCGGCAGCCAGGATGAAGTGGCCGAGCAGGCTCCCCACGCCCGCTGTATCTTCGCCTCCAGCACCGAAGGTGCGTTCCGCGAGCGCGACTGGCAGGTGCGGTTCGCTGGCCAGGGCTTCAATTGGCTGGGCGATCCGGGCAACCCTGGCGCCCCCGAATGGTTCGACGATCTGAGCGAGGCCGGCATCCCGGCCGAGTGGTCGCTGGACATACTCACCCGCCTGTGGCGCAAGCTTGCACTCAATTGTGCGATCAACCCGCTGACGGTGCTTTACGACTGCCAGAACGGCGGGCTGCTTGGTCACCTGCCTGAAGTCGACGAACTTTGCCTGGAACTGAGCACCCTCCTGCGCAGTGCTGGGCAAGCGCAAGCGGCCGAAAACCTGGCCGAAGACGTCCAGCGGGTGATCGTGGCGACCGCGGCCAACTACTCTTCGATGTACCAGGACGTGCGCGCAGGCCGACGTACCGAGCTGCACTACCTGCTTGGCCATGCCTGCAACGTTGCCGCCCGGCATGGCCTGGCGACACCTGGCCTGGAACACCTGCGCCAACGCCTGGTCGATAACCTGCAGGCACGCAACCTGCCCAGCGACTGA
- a CDS encoding AmpG family muropeptide MFS transporter, whose product MPRKTWRAALAAYASPSTLVLLLLGFAAGLPYMLVFSTLSVWLREAGVARETIGYASLIGLAYAFKWVWSPLLDQWRLPLLGGMGRRRSWLLLSQVLVVVGLMGMGLCDPQKHLSWLIALAVLVAFASATQDIAVDAYRLEIADDQRQAALAASYMAGYRVAALLATAGALFFAEWFGSTGFSYLHKAWTGTYVLFGILMLPALFTTLVMREPPVPLRTQLSAARYGLMHQLVSVFVLIILLVSVPASFTQMFNTDWASVVFGDSTMLDLLLEDRAFLRLILYALLTWACLSSMGRRGLAPVLTPVNDFIVRYRWQALLLLGLIATYRMSDTVMGVMANVFYIDMGFTKDQIASVSKIFGLIMTLVGAGVGGLLIVRFGILPILFIGGVASAGTNILFVMLADMGPNLEMLVVTISLDNFSSGMATSAFVAYLSSLTNLKFSATQYALLSSIMLLLPRLIGGYSGVMVEKFGYHNFFMITALLGVPTLILIALHWRQEVGRGKQAQAENSVTEQP is encoded by the coding sequence ATGCCCCGTAAAACCTGGCGCGCTGCGCTCGCTGCCTATGCCAGCCCGTCGACCTTGGTGCTGTTGTTGCTCGGTTTCGCCGCCGGCCTGCCCTACATGCTGGTGTTTTCAACGCTTTCGGTGTGGCTGCGCGAAGCCGGTGTCGCCCGCGAGACCATCGGCTATGCCAGCCTGATCGGTCTGGCCTACGCGTTCAAATGGGTCTGGTCGCCGCTGCTCGACCAATGGCGCCTGCCGCTGCTCGGCGGCATGGGACGGCGTCGCTCGTGGCTGCTGCTGTCGCAGGTGCTGGTCGTCGTAGGGCTCATGGGCATGGGCCTGTGCGATCCGCAGAAACACCTGTCCTGGCTGATCGCCCTGGCGGTGCTGGTGGCCTTCGCCTCGGCCACCCAGGACATCGCCGTCGACGCCTACCGCCTGGAAATCGCCGATGACCAGCGCCAGGCTGCCCTCGCCGCCAGTTACATGGCTGGCTATCGGGTCGCGGCACTACTGGCCACCGCTGGCGCGCTGTTCTTCGCCGAATGGTTCGGCTCCACCGGTTTCAGCTACCTGCACAAAGCCTGGACCGGCACCTACGTGCTGTTCGGCATCCTCATGCTGCCGGCGCTGTTCACCACACTGGTGATGCGTGAGCCCCCCGTGCCGCTGCGCACGCAGCTGTCGGCGGCGCGCTACGGGTTGATGCATCAGCTGGTGTCGGTGTTCGTGCTGATCATCCTGCTGGTGTCGGTGCCCGCCAGCTTCACCCAGATGTTCAACACCGACTGGGCCAGCGTGGTGTTTGGCGACTCGACCATGCTCGACCTGCTGCTCGAAGACCGCGCCTTCCTGCGCCTGATCCTCTATGCACTGCTGACCTGGGCCTGCCTGTCTTCCATGGGCCGCCGCGGCCTGGCGCCGGTACTCACGCCGGTCAACGACTTCATCGTCCGCTACCGCTGGCAGGCCTTGCTGTTACTGGGACTGATCGCCACGTACCGGATGTCGGACACCGTGATGGGCGTCATGGCCAACGTGTTCTACATCGACATGGGCTTCACCAAGGACCAGATCGCCAGCGTCAGCAAGATCTTCGGCCTGATCATGACCCTGGTCGGTGCCGGTGTCGGCGGGCTGCTGATCGTGCGCTTCGGCATCCTGCCGATCCTGTTCATCGGCGGCGTGGCGTCGGCAGGTACCAACATCCTGTTCGTGATGCTGGCCGACATGGGGCCGAACCTGGAAATGCTGGTGGTGACCATCTCGCTGGACAACTTCAGCTCCGGCATGGCGACCTCGGCGTTCGTTGCCTACCTGTCTAGCCTGACCAACCTGAAGTTCTCGGCCACCCAGTACGCACTGCTGAGCTCGATCATGCTCTTGCTGCCGCGGCTGATCGGCGGCTATTCGGGGGTGATGGTGGAGAAGTTCGGGTATCACAACTTCTTCATGATCACCGCCCTGCTGGGCGTGCCCACGCTGATCCTGATCGCGCTGCACTGGCGCCAGGAAGTAGGACGCGGCAAGCAGGCGCAGGCGGAAAACTCGGTGACCGAGCAGCCCTGA